CTCCATGCTGCCACCAGAAACCAGCCTGTCCGGGCACTGAATTGTTATCATGTTGATTTGTTATTACTGGGAAAGCCTGATTGACGCTGGGGCTTCAGGACTGGCTCATGATCCAATAGTTACTGTCATCAATGGAGGTTGCAGAGTTTCCACATCCCTTCAAAACATCTTTCACGGTGACCTGCATAAATTTCAGAAAATTTATCAAAACTATTCTtgtaaaatgatttaaaaaaaactttattgcGCCAACAGCCAATTTGATTATTCTACACAGTTGGCAACTATCTTAGAACATTCGAGAATGATTATTTACAAAAGTGCAAGCGCCATTAATCTCTCCAAATCCTCCTACCTGCATGTGCATGATTACTGAGAGTTTGGAGCAATTAAAGGACCAGCTTGTGTTATCTACTTTTGGCAATGATAAAATCAAGATGAAAAAgataacataaataaataaatccacGCAACTTCTCGCCAGACTGCGACAGTCCAACCTTAATATACAATAGATATAAAATTTCCAACGTACAGACACCattcaccatcctggtcacagtaAAGCATTATGCTCATGCAAAACTGATCAGCACAGTATTAGCAGTCATGTCACAGGAattctttgtttatttttttgaaacaaatctgtacatctgatGCTAGCTTGATGACCCCACACACTTAGAAATCCTCTTGTTACTACAGTACAAATGTAATATAAAATTCCCTGGTGTGGAAGTGGGGTTGGAAAGGGTTGGTGGGAGGAGCGATTACCAAGTTCAAATCGGTTGTCTCAGGAAACTATTTCTATGCATTTTTCATTGAGTTATTAAATAGGTTGGTGCCATTAAAGAACCTCTTTGGGATTTTCAGTATCAAAGGTGGTCTGTCTGAAGTGTTTTTGGGAAGAATTGGCCTTGGTGAAGGACAATGTTGTCTGCTGCTTTGCTGTTCCCCCTTAAAATCCCGATGATCGCCTGCATTGGTCACTGGATTTACACCTTCTGGTTTAAGACAAGTCTGTCCGTTTGGATTCGGAGGAGAAAGATCGGAATCAGTGGGCAGCCCACACACATCCAACGACTCTGTGCTGGTGTTCCTGAATAAAGTATTGGCTGTTGCACTGGAGAGATCCTGGGCAGCCCGAGTCTGCATGAGgtgttcaacaaaatcaaaactgcTATTCTTAAGGTACTCAGACGTTTTGCTTACAGTGCTGTTATCACTATCCATGCTTGCAACAGCCACCTCATCGGTATCACTTTCAATAGTTATGACAAGTGGAGACTGATTTGTGCAATCTGTCCTTTCGCTGCTtttctccttcctctgcttcttgtgTTTCTTCTTTCGCTTGTGACGCCGGCTTGCCTCTGTTGCCTTTCCTTCATACACAATTTCTACACTGGAACTCCTCTGCTTCTCTCTGTGCCTTTTCGACTTGGGCTCACTGCTTATCGTGCTCTCAGCCACCACAGAACCATTCTTCGAGCTGCATTGTGAATGAGGCCTGGGAGAGCTTCCCTCCCTTCTGGGCAAAGTGTGAATCTCTGACGATAACTTGGCAATCTGTAAATTTGCACTTTTGTCTTCTCTGCTGGATGAACTTTCCAAATAATGAGTTTTATACTTTCTTTTGCCCCCAGGTTTCTCTTGCCTCAACTTATCAGTGCGGCCAGAGGTAGTTCTAGACCTGGTACTCGATGGACTTCTTGAATGATAATTTCTGTACTGATAATAAACGTCTTCCCTCTGACTACATGGGCTTATTAAACTTGTACTTTCAGAACTAGACCGTATTCTATAATCTGAACAAGGCGACGTTCTCCTATGGCGAGTTCTGGTTCTGGCTAATGAATCATGACCGTTGTGTGCTCTACTGTGGTAACTGTATCTTTCCCACTGATATGAGAACACCCTGTCTCTTTCCTGGTATTCCCTCATATAACTGTATGTCCTCTCCCTGCTTCTGGTCCTTCTCCTGTCTCTCACTAATGCATACCCTCTGCTCCAAGAGCGTGATCTAGGTCGGTGCCTGGGAACCACGCTGTCACTGTTCTGGGACCCTGTTCGACTTCTTGTACATGACGCCCTCTCTCGGTTCCGTGACCTCTTTCTGTTCTGTGTTTGATTGCCACAGGTTTCTCGGCTGGCTGACCTCGCTCTACCTCCCAAAGAATAGTTGTCTCTCCTGGTCCTTTGGCTCCAGTCCTTGGCTCGATGCTCATTTCTACTGTACGAGTAAGACCCCATAGTTCTATCTGCGCTGCCTGATCGCTGGTGCCTCTGAAGATCATGTTTGTCTCTGCTTTGCGATCGGTACCTGGATCGATCCTTGGAACGACATCTAACCCTGTTGGATTCCCTTGCCTTATGTCTGCTGGAAGACGAGGTGCTGCCTCCAGAATGGGAACTTTTTTTTCGATGCTTCTCTCTTTTTgatttcttcctcttcttccgtTTTGATTTCTTCCTTTTCCATCGATCCTTGGAGACAGTGGAtctggttgaggatgacctggttgACAAGTAGCAACTACTAGCGCTGATGCTGTTGAAATGTGTATGCACGGGCTGCCCAACAGCCTCTGTGCTTGCGACATGTGTGGAAACCTCGGAGTCTGAACTCAGTTCAATCAGCTCAGGAGTCCTCTCAGCTAAAGGTTTCACATAACCCACGATTAAGCAATCCTCTCCCAATCGGATGGAGTTGTCCTCCTTTGTTGCAGGATCAGCCTTTATTGGCAATGATGATTCGGGCTGCGATGAAACCGCTTCAGAAACAACAGAGGCTTCATCAGGTGAGGAATTCCCGGCCTCCAAGGTCTCTGTGACTGAGTAGGAAGGGCCAGGTGTCTCATCATCCCATGTTGCCTGACTTAGGCTAAGAGCCAGATCTGAGGGGTTAGGAGTTGGTCTGTCTGCCTGCCGAGGATTAGCAACGTCAGGCGAGATCGCAATGACAGACAAATCGGAATCGCTTTCTTCCTCGTAGGACGGCGCTGGACAGTCATAGTTGGCTCGCTGGTCATACGATTCCATGTTAAATGGAGCCCTCGCGAAACTGATAAACTCGTGCAAAAAGTGGTCAGTGCGACTAAGCAGGAAGGGTCTTAACTCCTCTTGGAATGCTTCCCCTTCCATGTCATACCGGACAATATTGGACATGATGATGTGTTGGACAATGTTGACAATAGAACCATGGGAGCCGAACAAGACGCAGAGCTCCCGCTTTAGCCATGGCATCAGGCGATGGAGGCACGCAGTGTTGcggtggaagaactcagcagagaCATCACGGTAACGACCGCCATCTTGTACATTCCTGACCCTCATGCCTGACCGGTACAATTCTCGCCTGAAGTTGACCATCTCCTGTTCTTGGATTTGGCGAGTGGATGCACCTTGGGACTGCGCCCTCCTGCGGGCGCTCAGCCGAGTCATCATGCGGCGCAAGTTGCGGCCCTGTTGTGCCCGGGGTTGTCGCCCCAGTCCCTCAAACACCACTCCGTTGTCAGGCAACTGTGAAATTACTGGGGAGCTCCGAGGCTGGTGGGCCCTGCGGCGTTCTCGAGTTAGTGTTGTGCGATACCGAAATCGCTGGCCGCCTGGACTGCCAAAGGAGCCATTCTCTGTTGCCTTCAGGACATACTCTTGGAAATCATTTTCAGTTCGTACACTGTGGAAAATGGAGCTGAATGGCTGTTTACACAGAGGGCATTCTGCTTTGTTGCGGGACCATTCCTGAATGCAACGAAAGCAAAATTTGTGGAAGCATCGATCGATGTAAGACATGTTGTCAAATCTGTCCAGACAGATAGGACACTTTGCATCAGGCGATACATCGGCTCGCACTCCATGATGAATTTTGCTGGTTTCAGGTTCTGGAGAAAATTGGTTTTCTGCATCCAAATCCTCTGTGGTTGACGCCATAATCtgaaaataaaaagtaaaaactcTAATGAAGTTCTGAACAAAAAAAATTGTGAAAGTCACGTCTTTGGTCATAACATCAAATGATTCTATCCGGGTACAGAACAACCAGCTCAAATATCCAGCCTTTAGTCATTCCATAGCCAACAGGTTAATGAGGACCAGGTATAACTTGCTTTTCAATGTAACAGCTTAATATGTTCCAAATAATAAACGCAAACTCAAGCACAATCTCTTTTGCCATTTCGACTGTTTTTTAAAACTAGAAATCAACAAGAGTTTATCTTAAAGTACAGCAATTCCTGATAACTAAATATTGGGAAACCAAAAGTTATGACTTTGTCTCAATCTCACAAAAGGTTGCAGAGCTGTAGAGGTGTGTAGAGGTGGAAAGGAGTCTGAAAGGAGGTGGAAAGGTGGAAAGatcaccgaagaagggtctcgacccgaaacgtcacccattcattctctccagagatgctgcctgtcccgctgagttactacagcattttgtgtctaccggtgGAAAGGAGCATAGTTTATTCTCGTTCTTTAACTTGCACAGACTATGCCAGGTCCAGAGGGGTTTAGTAATGAATTCTACAAAAAATTTAATGATTCAATTTCCCCACGTTTACATGCCCTTTATatacatgcttttaaagaacagaccTTACCACTAACCCTTGCTGAATCAACCATTACATTGATACCTGAAAAAGATAAAAAAACTTGAAGAGCCTGGATCATATAGGGCAATAGCTcttctaaatacagatcagaaaatattagccaagactttggcaagaagactaagtctgtacatcagtaaattaatacacccagaccaaactgggtttatacctaagcgacatttgttttataatttgagacgtttgtttaatacaaTCTATTCACACAGAACGATAAAAGAAGACTTAACAATTATttctttagatgcagaaaaagcttttGACCAAGTGGAATGGGCATATCTCTttacagtgttggaaaaattcAAATTAGGAGAAAACTTCATTTCATGGGTGAAGCTGTTATATAACAACCCGACAGCCagaatattgacaaatcaaattctgtcacctaaatttcatttatccaggggtaatagacaaggatgcgccctttcaccaatgttatttgcctTAGCCATAGAACCTTTAGCAGAAATCATCAGAGCACATTCGGGTATTCATGGATATAATACTAAACATACCAATAACaagattttgttatatgcagaggatgtactcttatacatcACCAACTCCCAAGTTAGTATCCCAAATGTATATCCCAAaccttatagaacaatttggtgccttttcagggtatagaataaactggaataaaagtgaaattatgccaataaaagctcAAGACCCTTCACATCTCCAAAAATTTCCCTTTAGAATTATTACTGAAAAAATTAGATACCTTGGAGTTTATGTGACTAGAAAATACACCTCtctatttaaaacaaatttcccACCATTAATCACCAAGCTAAATGCCcacattcaattctggaaaacactccctatttcccttataggtagagtaaatgccataaagatgatcttccttcacaactcctatatttatttcaatcaattccgatatatctccccaaaagttaaaaaaaaaaatttgactcTACTACAGTATCACAAATTTcatttgggactacaaaacccacagaatacacaaaagacatttgtgtaaatctaaagaaaatggaggattagcacttcctaaTTTCCTTTTCTACTACTGGGCGACtaatattaaaaacataattttCTGGATGGATGATACGTCATcaggtaaattggttaaaaatggagagggaagattatttgccttttaacataggcgcgattcttctttctccaacacatctgaataaatcaacgtatgagcaaaatccgataatacacagtaccctacgtatctggaaacagttgaaattaagtctcaaactgagaaatttctctctccttctACCAATCGctaacaatccctcgtttaaatcatctactttagataaggcgtttgcacaatggaaaaactCAGGAATTAAAATGGTAGGAGATCTCTACGAGAAGGGGATTTtcctcttttcaagaactacaggagaaatatcatttgaaagcaagtaatctttttagatatcttcaaatccgagattatgtgaaaacatatacacaagactgtcgttttatgggtccagatatgcTAGACAATTGTATGAATAGACATGCCGACACAAGCAAGTTAACATcctacatttataacactcttttAATTGCGCATACCCCATCTTCTGAGatgtataggcgagcatgggaagatgagttggggttattaatttcaaaggatatctgggaggaaagcctactatagATACACCactgctctctcaatgtcaggcactccctgatacaatttaaaatactgcataggctttactattcaaagactaaattaaataagatcttcccaaccatctcccctatttgtgataaatgcacATCCACAAGAAGCGACTttaacccattcttttgcttcttgtataaagatacaaaacttctggaggggaatatttgatatcttctctaaaatacttaaaattaatCTGGAgccagatataaaactgatcacattaggtatgtcagaggcctgttctaagctaaagatatttcaaagacgtttccttgactacggcctaataactgcgaaaaaacaaACTCTAAttttggaaaaagacaacagttcccacagtgaagatgtggattgctGACATGTCCGAGACATTACATtcagaaaacattaggcttgttttggctgaaaaagcagatcaatttctcaaagCATGGcctcctttcactgaatttctgcaacaacagaataattgaacacaaatttaaaaccaatgctagggatgggggggggggggggggggaggtacatCTCCATCTTCCTTTTTCTTATTTCTCTTCTTtcctcttgcacttctttggtagtttaTGGGGTATTTTCCTTCCTTTCTTTTATTTTACTTATTTTTCTtcattctctctttttttttttttgattcaggtctcaatgttaaaaatgaagctgtacaaaaaTTGTATAACTGTCATGTTGATTGCCTTAttcctgtacaattgcttctaataaaataaattcaaaaaaaaaacttgcatagACTAAGGAATGGAGGTTATTTGTATATGTGTCAAGGAATTTCCTCCCAAGGTGATTGGAATTTTTGCTGCCATGGCTTCTTTCTTTGCCTCCTGCCCTCTCTGAAGATTAGGGAGAGGCAGTTCAACTATTTGTTCCATCACTACGAACGAGGTTGAAATTTAGATCTCAATTGAGGAAGCATTCCAGACCATGAAATCCATCTCACTCCCTGGTAGAATCCTGAAATTGAGTCCGACCATTAGCCTTAACAGGGGATGAACTTTCAACCACATGTTTACATCAACAAGACTCCCTATTTTTTTCACTGCAAAAATGATTTTGCCTCTGCTTCCGTTGAAATGATAATGAAATCCTCATCCACAACTCTCGACTTGACTATTGCAATGCCCCGACCAGCTTCCCTAGTTCTACCTCTGTAAGGAAATAAGAACAAACTTGCTCATCAAGAGAGTAGTGAGAATGTAGAATTTTCTAAGACATGGAGAAATGAATATAAATAATGAAACAATAGAGGTGTGAATTAACATAATGCTGCTGGGGTGAATTGCAGAATTGTGGAAGGAGGTTTGCAGAGAGCAGAAACATTGACATGCATTAATTGGACTGCATAGCATGTAAATCTGATGGAACACCATGTAATAGCTGAAATAATAAAGGGTACAAAAATAAACTGACCTAAAAACAAGACCACTTGAAATGGGAAAGTGTGTTCATTATAGGCTTTGATCGTTGGGTCATTGAATATAATAGAGCTATTTTGACACACTATAATCTGCTGACCACAGTTTATCTGATGAGACAAACCAGCTTGTTCTtcgaatccctcccccccccctcctcttctatgCTAAATGATTAACTGCCCCCCTTTCATTTGAAACTGCATTCAGGGTGTGCAGCACTTTGGGAGAATGAAGTATgtacagaatcaaatacacaggacaagatgttaagaagtcccttgtgccaataggtggggagccatATGTGAATTATGCCAAGTCCAATTTCACTCTTGGAATAAGTCTGCAGGGTGGAATAGCAATCATTTATGACTACATGGAAAACACATCTTATGAATTCAACATTTATTACAGATAATTTCTGATACTGAGGACCATTACAAACTGGAGAACATCCTGAAAAAATATAAGCAAAttgaatgaaaataaaaattaatTCCATTTGTTGCAACAGTTACTAAATGTTGCACCCTGCTTCCAATACGATCAAGGTTCCCAAGCATTCAGTCTTCTGGAATAAAGCAAACTTAATAAACCATGGCCACAAATTGTTGGAGGACATTAAATGTTGGCTTTACCAATAACAACCACAAATCATGCACGAATTAAAAATCATGCATATTACACTCCCAGCAGGCATAAAAAATCCCACAGCATAAATTTTAATTTAAGAAAACAGCTGAGTTCTCTCCACTGTCTTGGGCAACTTTAACCTACAATTAACATTGCTGAACAAAAAATGATCTACTCCTTATCCTAATACAGCTTGTGGAAGCTGGCTAAGTGGAGATAATTGCCCTGTTTCCTGTGCAAGTCTGAGCAAGTATTTAGTTAGCTGTGGAGAACCATGGCACTCTTCTTTCTTATTTCCTCAATTAAGATCTAACTTTCAACATGATACACGGATGGAACAAATAGCTGAACTGCCTCTCTACATTCCTCAGAGGGCGGGAGGCAAAGAAAGAAGCAGCGACAACACACGTTCCAATTACCTTCTTGATTAGGAAATACCGTATAACTTACACATATAACCACCACCCACTCCTCACCCTATGCAAGTTAAAGTGTGCAAATAGAGTACACCCGTACATCTCTGCACACCTCTCTGCAACCATATGCCTATCAGTTTTACATAACGCTAACATAATAACCTGACGTCGTtgttcatcattcattgcaaaatAAGTCATGTCGCCTACAGCATATTCCAATCACCTTCTTAAGTTGGAGGAAATTCCTTACAGCTTTATTACTAGCATTACTCAATCTAAGCAAGTCATAGAATGTGAATAAATAGTTCTTACTATCCCTATACACCACTCTGTAACCTTATGCCTATCAGTTTTATAAAACACTCACAGTAACCATtagtaaataattaaataaaataattaaattagCTGAAGGACACGTGCCAGTGCAAATATCTAGATTTAAAATTCAGATATTTTAGACAGTCCAGCTCCTATATCAGCAACTGATCAATATATCTGACAATATGACCATTACAAAATGTTTTTCATACAGAAAAATCGCTCAAGTAAGCAAGTCTAACTGTGAAGGAATAaccagattcaagagtgtttaatcgcCATATGCACTTGGAACGGACCAATGAATTTCTTAAGaaagaaaaaatgctggaataattcatcggatcaggtagtatctctggagaacatggacaggtgaagttttggatcaggacccatcttcagactgattgcaggagggtgtgagtgttggggggggggggggggggggggggggggggaagaagaaagctggaagagagatggggcaggacaagGCAAGGCCGGTAATAAGATTTTTTGACAGGCAGATTGTTTATTAGAAAATGAATTTCTTACTCGCTGCAGCTTGATAAACGTATTAACACAACACaaatataaatatacaataaacaacaaTGCAATAAATGATCAGTTTTACCGGGTAAgcaataaatgatcagttataCTAGATAACCCCATGGGGTATTAATAGGATTACCATCCAATAATCCAGAAATCGTGTCAGTTGAACACTACCAAAGACCCAAAGTGCAGATTATTGGAATCATTGCGGTAACATTAGCAGAATAAAGGATCAACTGAGCGGAAAGCTTTGTAAGTGCTTCCTAGATAAATATTAGGACTTGTTTTGTACGGGTGCAAGGATTTTGAAATGATCTACTATAGATGTTGTTTCATGGTAAGCCAAGTAGGTACATGGGAgataaaataggtgatgtttgatgGTATTAGATGGAGTGGTGGGGAAGTGGCTTCTGTGGAATACAGACAAAATCGGAAGGACCAAATGCTTGTTCTTGTCTTTTTTGAtttggttgaaagatacagcatagaataaGGCCATGGAGCACAgagtccatcgatcacccattcacactagttctacattacccCAACTTCataaccactccctacacactaggaggcaATTTAtagagatcaattaacctacagacctgcacatctttgggatgcaagAGGCAACTGGAACAGCCAGAGGAAACAtggaacagagaaacatagaaaataggtgcaggagtaggccattcagcccttcgagccagcactgccattcaatatgatcatggatccagaatcagtgccccgttcctgctttctccccatatcccttgattccgttagccccaagatctatatccaactctcttgaatacatccaatcaattggcctccactgcattctatggcagagaattccacagattcacaactctcgggatGAAATGGCCCACACGGTGacctctgcatctagcctgtccaatccctagaatattttatatgtttctataagaatccctctcatccttctaaattccagtaaatataagcccagttgatccattctttcatcatatatcagtcccaccatcccgggaaataacctggtgaatcaacgctgcactccctcaagagcaagaaaGCCCTTCCTCAAACAAAGactaaactacacacaatactccaggtgcagtctcaccagggccctgtacaacatttataggacctccttgctcctatactcaaatcctctcgctatgaaggccaacataccatttgttttcttcacccctgctgtacctgcatgcttactttcagtgactgatgtatacggacacccaggtctcgttgcaccacaaccttttcctaatctaacaccattcagataacaagagatgctgcctgccctgctgagttactccagcattttgtgtctaccttcaatttaaccagcatctgcagttctttcctacaccatcagataataatctgccttacaatacaatttattacaatacaatacaatttattgtcatttgagccccagtgagactcaaacgaaattttgtttccacagccatacaaacaaagacaatgtcctacagacatacacacaattaagttcacacaaacatccatcacagtgaacccactgtgatggaaggcaaagtcttttctctcccctgctctccatgtctctcccgatgtccaagccccaggcgggtgatgataagtcccacggccattttaggccgcgcggggcgatttacggccccgctcccggtctgaaagtacaaggtcggagccccagcgtgcgatggtgagtcccacggccatgaagccgtgccgggtgatgtatgaccccgctccaggtcgttccaaccccgcgacacgggctggagaagtcgcgttgcgggagctccgggaagcggtctctctctctccccccggacccgcgagctcccgatgtcccagtccaccggacctgcggctgcgttgctggagcctccgagccccaggagtcgagtcgcagcagcgagtcaccaccgctccccacgttccgaggccggccagccccacgatggtgagtagtccgcagctccacagctccgcagactcccgagcccccgggtcgttcaggctggaggccgctccacggtgctaggccccaacgacaacggagacccgacagggaaaaggtcgggtctcccgtacagggaagagatttaaaacggtttccccccccccgccccccacatatacacatttaaaaccaagcttaaaaaaaaaacacaaacactacatttaactagacaaaaataaaaaaaagacagacaggctgtaggagccgctgcaacgagtcgcgccgaaaTAAcctaatttatccacattatactgcatctgccatgtatctgcccactcacccaacttatccaagtcaacctgcagcctcatagcaacctcctcgcagctcacactgcctcccagctttgtgtcatccgcaaacttggagatgttacatttaatttattttgtctaaatcatttatattgtaatattgtaaataactggggtcccagcgctgagccttgcgacccagcactgagccttgcggcaccccactagtcactacctgctattctgaaaaagctctgttaattcctactctttgctacctgtctgccaaccagttctctatccatgtcaaccctacccccaatattatgtgctctaatttttgcacaACAATCTCGTGTgcgaccttgtcaaaagctttttgaaagtccagatacaccacatccactggctctcccttatccattctacttgtaacaacctcaaaaaattccagaagattagtcaggcatgatttccccttcataaatccatgctgactttgacagatcctgtcactgcaccagagacatggCGACACAGAGATACGGGTGAGGGGCCCATCTCTGACAGCTCGGAGAATGACACTATAGAATGACGACATCTCTGATGTTCTcgtatggaaagcctcatcttgggagcagatgctgcAGAGACAGTGGAATTAAGAGTAGGGGATAGCGTCTTGCAAGATGCAGGGTGGGAGGAAATGTAGTCAAGTTAACTGCGGGAGTCGGTAGATTTGTagtagacgtcagtcgatagtctgtcttcTGTAATGGtgacagagatcaagaaaggggagagaggtgtcgagATACTTCAGTTGAACTTGAGGGCAAGGTGGAAGTcattggtgaagttaatgaagtccatgagttctgcacaggtgcaggaggcaaccctaatgcagttgtcaatgtagcagagacTCACCACGACAATAAATTCAATTGGATTGGTGCCGGTTTCTaatgcaatgattttaaaattgGTGCAATTATGGGATTTTTGTTATTAGGTTATGCTTGTCTGGCAAACTGTGCCAAGAAGAACAGTACAATCAgctgtggctc
The DNA window shown above is from Amblyraja radiata isolate CabotCenter1 chromosome 3, sAmbRad1.1.pri, whole genome shotgun sequence and carries:
- the LOC116971190 gene encoding E3 ubiquitin-protein ligase Topors isoform X1 → MASTTEDLDAENQFSPEPETSKIHHGVRADVSPDAKCPICLDRFDNMSYIDRCFHKFCFRCIQEWSRNKAECPLCKQPFSSIFHSVRTENDFQEYVLKATENGSFGSPGGQRFRYRTTLTRERRRAHQPRSSPVISQLPDNGVVFEGLGRQPRAQQGRNLRRMMTRLSARRRAQSQGASTRQIQEQEMVNFRRELYRSGMRVRNVQDGGRYRDVSAEFFHRNTACLHRLMPWLKRELCVLFGSHGSIVNIVQHIIMSNIVRYDMEGEAFQEELRPFLLSRTDHFLHEFISFARAPFNMESYDQRANYDCPAPSYEEESDSDLSVIAISPDVANPRQADRPTPNPSDLALSLSQATWDDETPGPSYSVTETLEAGNSSPDEASVVSEAVSSQPESSLPIKADPATKEDNSIRLGEDCLIVGYVKPLAERTPELIELSSDSEVSTHVASTEAVGQPVHTHFNSISASSCYLSTRSSSTRSTVSKDRWKRKKSKRKKRKKSKREKHRKKSSHSGGSTSSSSRHKARESNRVRCRSKDRSRYRSQSRDKHDLQRHQRSGSADRTMGSYSYSRNEHRAKDWSQRTRRDNYSLGGRARSASRETCGNQTQNRKRSRNRERASCTRSRTGSQNSDSVVPRHRPRSRSWSRGYALVRDRRRTRSRERTYSYMREYQERDRVFSYQWERYSYHSRAHNGHDSLARTRTRHRRTSPCSDYRIRSSSESTSLISPCSQREDVYYQYRNYHSRSPSSTRSRTTSGRTDKLRQEKPGGKRKYKTHYLESSSSREDKSANLQIAKLSSEIHTLPRREGSSPRPHSQCSSKNGSVVAESTISSEPKSKRHREKQRSSSVEIVYEGKATEASRRHKRKKKHKKQRKEKSSERTDCTNQSPLVITIESDTDEVAVASMDSDNSTVSKTSEYLKNSSFDFVEHLMQTRAAQDLSSATANTLFRNTSTESLDVCGLPTDSDLSPPNPNGQTCLKPEGVNPVTNAGDHRDFKGEQQSSRQHCPSPRPILPKNTSDRPPLILKIPKRFFNGTNLFNNSMKNA